In the Malania oleifera isolate guangnan ecotype guangnan chromosome 1, ASM2987363v1, whole genome shotgun sequence genome, one interval contains:
- the LOC131167422 gene encoding inactive beta-amylase 4, chloroplastic isoform X2 — protein MAESGVGCKCAGEKIFCSFRGARFEKRKSRKNLKNDYAVPLFRKGLFRGRSVAGNRRILSMDAREKSRATILQSSRQKRVPIFVMMPIDSFAIDTYGVPRIRKIKALTISLKALKLAGVHGIAVEVWWGIVERCSPCTYNWSLYEELFRLISESGLKLHVALSFHSNVHSLSREKGGVSLPLWILEIGDLNKDIYYRDQNGFSNDDYLTLGVDHAPLFFGRTAIQCYEDFMFSFVNKFESFIGSVIEEISVGLGPSGELRYPAHPFGDGRWRFPGIGEFQCYDKYMMEDLKMSACQEGKPQWGDKGPQNAGFYNSLPSGVPFFEEGQESFLSDYGRFFLEWYSGSLIRHADAVLAKAANMLKKYKESRNASVLLVAKIGGIYWWYQTVSHPAELTAGYYNTALRDGYDPVASVLSRHGAALHISPEGLLQQLRKVSKKRIIQLTGRNSNERFDKAGLWQIHANCYHPQDEGVRSFTYFRMNHKIFRVENWNNFVPFVRKMSADV, from the exons ATGGCTGAAAGTGGAGTGGGATGCAAATGCGCGGGAGAGAAAATATTCTGCAGCTTCAGAGGAGCGCGTTTCGAAAAGAGGAAAAGCAGAAAGAACCTTAAAAACGATTATGCTGTTCCTCTCTTCAGAAAGGGGCTTTTCAGAGGGCGATCCGTGGCCGGAAATCGCCGCATTTTGAG CATGGATGCTAGAGAGAAATCAAGAGCCACAATATTGCAGTCATCAAGACAAAAGAGGGTTCCCATCTTTGTCATGATGCCCATTGACTCATTTGCTATTGACACTTATGGGGTTCCAAGAATTAGAAA AATCAAGGCCTTAACTATATCTTTGAAAGCGCTCAAGTTGGCAGGTGTCCATGGAATTGCAGTTGAGGTTTGGTGGGGAATTGTAGAGCGTTGTTCTCCTTGTACATATAATTGGTCTCTCTATGAAGAGCTTTTTAGACTGATATCTGAGTCAGGGTTGAAGTTGCATGTTGCCTTGTCTTTTCACTCAAACGTGCACTCATTATCTAGAGAGAAAGGGGGAGTTAGTCTTCCATTGTGGATTTTAGAG ATAGGTGATCTCAATAAGGATATATATTATCGCGaccaaaatggattttcaaatgaTGATTATCTTACGCTAGGGGTGGACCATGCCCCTTTATTTTTTGGCCGGACTGCCATTCAATGTTATGAAGACTTCATGTTCAGTTTTGTTAACAAATTTGAATCATTTATTGGAAGTGTAATTGAAGAAATAAGTGTTGGTCTTGGTCCTTCTGGAGAGCTTAG GTATCCTGCACATCCTTTCGGAGATGGTAGATGGAGATTCCCTGGAATTGGTGAATTTCAGTGTTATGACAAATATAT GATGGAGGACTTGAAGATGTCCGCTTGCCAGGAAGGAAAGCCTCAATGGGGAGATAAAGGCCCACAGAATGCAGGGTTCTATAATAGTCTTCCATCTGGCGTTCCTTTCTTTGAAGAGGGACAAGAAAGCTTTCTTTCTGATTATGGTCGTTTTTTCCTT GAATGGTACAGTGGTAGCCTAATTCGTCATGCAGATGCTGTTCTTGCTAAAGCAGCAAATATGTTGAAGAAGTACAAAGAAAGCAGGAATGCTTCTGTTTTGTTAGTGGCTAAAATTGGTGGAATTTACTGGTGGTACCAAACAGTATCACACCCTGCTGAACTTACAGCTGGTTACTACAATACTGCTCTAAGGGATGGTTATGATCCTGTCGCTTCAGTGTTGTCTCGTCATGGGGCTGCTTTGCATATTTC CCCTGAAGGATTACTGCAACAG TTACGAAAAGTGTCAAAGAAGAGGATAATACAGTTGACTGGAAGAAATAGCAATGAGCGGTTTGACAAG
- the LOC131167422 gene encoding inactive beta-amylase 4, chloroplastic isoform X1 — translation MAESGVGCKCAGEKIFCSFRGARFEKRKSRKNLKNDYAVPLFRKGLFRGRSVAGNRRILSMDAREKSRATILQSSRQKRVPIFVMMPIDSFAIDTYGVPRIRKIKALTISLKALKLAGVHGIAVEVWWGIVERCSPCTYNWSLYEELFRLISESGLKLHVALSFHSNVHSLSREKGGVSLPLWILEIGDLNKDIYYRDQNGFSNDDYLTLGVDHAPLFFGRTAIQCYEDFMFSFVNKFESFIGSVIEEISVGLGPSGELRYPAHPFGDGRWRFPGIGEFQCYDKYMMEDLKMSACQEGKPQWGDKGPQNAGFYNSLPSGVPFFEEGQESFLSDYGRFFLEWYSGSLIRHADAVLAKAANMLKKYKESRNASVLLVAKIGGIYWWYQTVSHPAELTAGYYNTALRDGYDPVASVLSRHGAALHISCLEMTDSETYPTYLCSPEGLLQQLRKVSKKRIIQLTGRNSNERFDKAGLWQIHANCYHPQDEGVRSFTYFRMNHKIFRVENWNNFVPFVRKMSADV, via the exons ATGGCTGAAAGTGGAGTGGGATGCAAATGCGCGGGAGAGAAAATATTCTGCAGCTTCAGAGGAGCGCGTTTCGAAAAGAGGAAAAGCAGAAAGAACCTTAAAAACGATTATGCTGTTCCTCTCTTCAGAAAGGGGCTTTTCAGAGGGCGATCCGTGGCCGGAAATCGCCGCATTTTGAG CATGGATGCTAGAGAGAAATCAAGAGCCACAATATTGCAGTCATCAAGACAAAAGAGGGTTCCCATCTTTGTCATGATGCCCATTGACTCATTTGCTATTGACACTTATGGGGTTCCAAGAATTAGAAA AATCAAGGCCTTAACTATATCTTTGAAAGCGCTCAAGTTGGCAGGTGTCCATGGAATTGCAGTTGAGGTTTGGTGGGGAATTGTAGAGCGTTGTTCTCCTTGTACATATAATTGGTCTCTCTATGAAGAGCTTTTTAGACTGATATCTGAGTCAGGGTTGAAGTTGCATGTTGCCTTGTCTTTTCACTCAAACGTGCACTCATTATCTAGAGAGAAAGGGGGAGTTAGTCTTCCATTGTGGATTTTAGAG ATAGGTGATCTCAATAAGGATATATATTATCGCGaccaaaatggattttcaaatgaTGATTATCTTACGCTAGGGGTGGACCATGCCCCTTTATTTTTTGGCCGGACTGCCATTCAATGTTATGAAGACTTCATGTTCAGTTTTGTTAACAAATTTGAATCATTTATTGGAAGTGTAATTGAAGAAATAAGTGTTGGTCTTGGTCCTTCTGGAGAGCTTAG GTATCCTGCACATCCTTTCGGAGATGGTAGATGGAGATTCCCTGGAATTGGTGAATTTCAGTGTTATGACAAATATAT GATGGAGGACTTGAAGATGTCCGCTTGCCAGGAAGGAAAGCCTCAATGGGGAGATAAAGGCCCACAGAATGCAGGGTTCTATAATAGTCTTCCATCTGGCGTTCCTTTCTTTGAAGAGGGACAAGAAAGCTTTCTTTCTGATTATGGTCGTTTTTTCCTT GAATGGTACAGTGGTAGCCTAATTCGTCATGCAGATGCTGTTCTTGCTAAAGCAGCAAATATGTTGAAGAAGTACAAAGAAAGCAGGAATGCTTCTGTTTTGTTAGTGGCTAAAATTGGTGGAATTTACTGGTGGTACCAAACAGTATCACACCCTGCTGAACTTACAGCTGGTTACTACAATACTGCTCTAAGGGATGGTTATGATCCTGTCGCTTCAGTGTTGTCTCGTCATGGGGCTGCTTTGCATATTTC CTGCCTAGAAATGACTGACAGTGAAACTTATCCAACCTATCTTTGCAGCCCTGAAGGATTACTGCAACAG TTACGAAAAGTGTCAAAGAAGAGGATAATACAGTTGACTGGAAGAAATAGCAATGAGCGGTTTGACAAG
- the LOC131167422 gene encoding inactive beta-amylase 4, chloroplastic isoform X5, translating into MAESGVGCKCAGEKIFCSFRGARFEKRKSRKNLKNDYAVPLFRKGLFRGRSVAGNRRILSMDAREKSRATILQSSRQKRVPIFVMMPIDSFAIDTYGVPRIRKIKALTISLKALKLAGVHGIAVEVWWGIVERCSPCTYNWSLYEELFRLISESGLKLHVALSFHSNVHSLSREKGGVSLPLWILEIGDLNKDIYYRDQNGFSNDDYLTLGVDHAPLFFGRTAIQCYEDFMFSFVNKFESFIGSVIEEISVGLGPSGELRYPAHPFGDGRWRFPGIGEFQCYDKYMMEDLKMSACQEGKPQWGDKGPQNAGFYNSLPSGVPFFEEGQESFLSDYGRFFLEWYSGSLIRHADAVLAKAANMLKKYKESRNASVLLVAKIGGIYWWYQTVSHPAELTAGYYNTALRDGYDPVASVLSRHGAALHISYEKCQRRG; encoded by the exons ATGGCTGAAAGTGGAGTGGGATGCAAATGCGCGGGAGAGAAAATATTCTGCAGCTTCAGAGGAGCGCGTTTCGAAAAGAGGAAAAGCAGAAAGAACCTTAAAAACGATTATGCTGTTCCTCTCTTCAGAAAGGGGCTTTTCAGAGGGCGATCCGTGGCCGGAAATCGCCGCATTTTGAG CATGGATGCTAGAGAGAAATCAAGAGCCACAATATTGCAGTCATCAAGACAAAAGAGGGTTCCCATCTTTGTCATGATGCCCATTGACTCATTTGCTATTGACACTTATGGGGTTCCAAGAATTAGAAA AATCAAGGCCTTAACTATATCTTTGAAAGCGCTCAAGTTGGCAGGTGTCCATGGAATTGCAGTTGAGGTTTGGTGGGGAATTGTAGAGCGTTGTTCTCCTTGTACATATAATTGGTCTCTCTATGAAGAGCTTTTTAGACTGATATCTGAGTCAGGGTTGAAGTTGCATGTTGCCTTGTCTTTTCACTCAAACGTGCACTCATTATCTAGAGAGAAAGGGGGAGTTAGTCTTCCATTGTGGATTTTAGAG ATAGGTGATCTCAATAAGGATATATATTATCGCGaccaaaatggattttcaaatgaTGATTATCTTACGCTAGGGGTGGACCATGCCCCTTTATTTTTTGGCCGGACTGCCATTCAATGTTATGAAGACTTCATGTTCAGTTTTGTTAACAAATTTGAATCATTTATTGGAAGTGTAATTGAAGAAATAAGTGTTGGTCTTGGTCCTTCTGGAGAGCTTAG GTATCCTGCACATCCTTTCGGAGATGGTAGATGGAGATTCCCTGGAATTGGTGAATTTCAGTGTTATGACAAATATAT GATGGAGGACTTGAAGATGTCCGCTTGCCAGGAAGGAAAGCCTCAATGGGGAGATAAAGGCCCACAGAATGCAGGGTTCTATAATAGTCTTCCATCTGGCGTTCCTTTCTTTGAAGAGGGACAAGAAAGCTTTCTTTCTGATTATGGTCGTTTTTTCCTT GAATGGTACAGTGGTAGCCTAATTCGTCATGCAGATGCTGTTCTTGCTAAAGCAGCAAATATGTTGAAGAAGTACAAAGAAAGCAGGAATGCTTCTGTTTTGTTAGTGGCTAAAATTGGTGGAATTTACTGGTGGTACCAAACAGTATCACACCCTGCTGAACTTACAGCTGGTTACTACAATACTGCTCTAAGGGATGGTTATGATCCTGTCGCTTCAGTGTTGTCTCGTCATGGGGCTGCTTTGCATATTTC TTACGAAAAGTGTCAAAGAAGAGGATAA
- the LOC131167422 gene encoding inactive beta-amylase 4, chloroplastic isoform X4, whose amino-acid sequence MAESGVGCKCAGEKIFCSFRGARFEKRKSRKNLKNDYAVPLFRKGLFRGRSVAGNRRILSMDAREKSRATILQSSRQKRVPIFVMMPIDSFAIDTYGVPRIRKIKALTISLKALKLAGVHGIAVEVWWGIVERCSPCTYNWSLYEELFRLISESGLKLHVALSFHSNVHSLSREKGGVSLPLWILEIGDLNKDIYYRDQNGFSNDDYLTLGVDHAPLFFGRTAIQCYEDFMFSFVNKFESFIGSVIEEISVGLGPSGELRYPAHPFGDGRWRFPGIGEFQCYDKYMMEDLKMSACQEGKPQWGDKGPQNAGFYNSLPSGVPFFEEGQESFLSDYGRFFLEWYSGSLIRHADAVLAKAANMLKKYKESRNASVLLVAKIGGIYWWYQTVSHPAELTAGYYNTALRDGYDPVASVLSRHGAALHISGAVAGPSLEIS is encoded by the exons ATGGCTGAAAGTGGAGTGGGATGCAAATGCGCGGGAGAGAAAATATTCTGCAGCTTCAGAGGAGCGCGTTTCGAAAAGAGGAAAAGCAGAAAGAACCTTAAAAACGATTATGCTGTTCCTCTCTTCAGAAAGGGGCTTTTCAGAGGGCGATCCGTGGCCGGAAATCGCCGCATTTTGAG CATGGATGCTAGAGAGAAATCAAGAGCCACAATATTGCAGTCATCAAGACAAAAGAGGGTTCCCATCTTTGTCATGATGCCCATTGACTCATTTGCTATTGACACTTATGGGGTTCCAAGAATTAGAAA AATCAAGGCCTTAACTATATCTTTGAAAGCGCTCAAGTTGGCAGGTGTCCATGGAATTGCAGTTGAGGTTTGGTGGGGAATTGTAGAGCGTTGTTCTCCTTGTACATATAATTGGTCTCTCTATGAAGAGCTTTTTAGACTGATATCTGAGTCAGGGTTGAAGTTGCATGTTGCCTTGTCTTTTCACTCAAACGTGCACTCATTATCTAGAGAGAAAGGGGGAGTTAGTCTTCCATTGTGGATTTTAGAG ATAGGTGATCTCAATAAGGATATATATTATCGCGaccaaaatggattttcaaatgaTGATTATCTTACGCTAGGGGTGGACCATGCCCCTTTATTTTTTGGCCGGACTGCCATTCAATGTTATGAAGACTTCATGTTCAGTTTTGTTAACAAATTTGAATCATTTATTGGAAGTGTAATTGAAGAAATAAGTGTTGGTCTTGGTCCTTCTGGAGAGCTTAG GTATCCTGCACATCCTTTCGGAGATGGTAGATGGAGATTCCCTGGAATTGGTGAATTTCAGTGTTATGACAAATATAT GATGGAGGACTTGAAGATGTCCGCTTGCCAGGAAGGAAAGCCTCAATGGGGAGATAAAGGCCCACAGAATGCAGGGTTCTATAATAGTCTTCCATCTGGCGTTCCTTTCTTTGAAGAGGGACAAGAAAGCTTTCTTTCTGATTATGGTCGTTTTTTCCTT GAATGGTACAGTGGTAGCCTAATTCGTCATGCAGATGCTGTTCTTGCTAAAGCAGCAAATATGTTGAAGAAGTACAAAGAAAGCAGGAATGCTTCTGTTTTGTTAGTGGCTAAAATTGGTGGAATTTACTGGTGGTACCAAACAGTATCACACCCTGCTGAACTTACAGCTGGTTACTACAATACTGCTCTAAGGGATGGTTATGATCCTGTCGCTTCAGTGTTGTCTCGTCATGGGGCTGCTTTGCATATTTC TGGGGCAGTTGCTGGACCTAGCCTTGAGATCTCCTAG
- the LOC131167422 gene encoding inactive beta-amylase 4, chloroplastic isoform X6, producing MAESGVGCKCAGEKIFCSFRGARFEKRKSRKNLKNDYAVPLFRKGLFRGRSVAGNRRILSMDAREKSRATILQSSRQKRVPIFVMMPIDSFAIDTYGVPRIRKIKALTISLKALKLAGVHGIAVEVWWGIVERCSPCTYNWSLYEELFRLISESGLKLHVALSFHSNVHSLSREKGGVSLPLWILEIGDLNKDIYYRDQNGFSNDDYLTLGVDHAPLFFGRTAIQCYEDFMFSFVNKFESFIGSVIEEISVGLGPSGELRYPAHPFGDGRWRFPGIGEFQCYDKYMMEDLKMSACQEGKPQWGDKGPQNAGFYNSLPSGVPFFEEGQESFLSDYGRFFLEWYSGSLIRHADAVLAKAANMLKKYKESRNASVLLVAKIGGIYWWYQTVSHPAELTAGYYNTALRDGYDPVASVLSRHGAALHISS from the exons ATGGCTGAAAGTGGAGTGGGATGCAAATGCGCGGGAGAGAAAATATTCTGCAGCTTCAGAGGAGCGCGTTTCGAAAAGAGGAAAAGCAGAAAGAACCTTAAAAACGATTATGCTGTTCCTCTCTTCAGAAAGGGGCTTTTCAGAGGGCGATCCGTGGCCGGAAATCGCCGCATTTTGAG CATGGATGCTAGAGAGAAATCAAGAGCCACAATATTGCAGTCATCAAGACAAAAGAGGGTTCCCATCTTTGTCATGATGCCCATTGACTCATTTGCTATTGACACTTATGGGGTTCCAAGAATTAGAAA AATCAAGGCCTTAACTATATCTTTGAAAGCGCTCAAGTTGGCAGGTGTCCATGGAATTGCAGTTGAGGTTTGGTGGGGAATTGTAGAGCGTTGTTCTCCTTGTACATATAATTGGTCTCTCTATGAAGAGCTTTTTAGACTGATATCTGAGTCAGGGTTGAAGTTGCATGTTGCCTTGTCTTTTCACTCAAACGTGCACTCATTATCTAGAGAGAAAGGGGGAGTTAGTCTTCCATTGTGGATTTTAGAG ATAGGTGATCTCAATAAGGATATATATTATCGCGaccaaaatggattttcaaatgaTGATTATCTTACGCTAGGGGTGGACCATGCCCCTTTATTTTTTGGCCGGACTGCCATTCAATGTTATGAAGACTTCATGTTCAGTTTTGTTAACAAATTTGAATCATTTATTGGAAGTGTAATTGAAGAAATAAGTGTTGGTCTTGGTCCTTCTGGAGAGCTTAG GTATCCTGCACATCCTTTCGGAGATGGTAGATGGAGATTCCCTGGAATTGGTGAATTTCAGTGTTATGACAAATATAT GATGGAGGACTTGAAGATGTCCGCTTGCCAGGAAGGAAAGCCTCAATGGGGAGATAAAGGCCCACAGAATGCAGGGTTCTATAATAGTCTTCCATCTGGCGTTCCTTTCTTTGAAGAGGGACAAGAAAGCTTTCTTTCTGATTATGGTCGTTTTTTCCTT GAATGGTACAGTGGTAGCCTAATTCGTCATGCAGATGCTGTTCTTGCTAAAGCAGCAAATATGTTGAAGAAGTACAAAGAAAGCAGGAATGCTTCTGTTTTGTTAGTGGCTAAAATTGGTGGAATTTACTGGTGGTACCAAACAGTATCACACCCTGCTGAACTTACAGCTGGTTACTACAATACTGCTCTAAGGGATGGTTATGATCCTGTCGCTTCAGTGTTGTCTCGTCATGGGGCTGCTTTGCATATTTC ATCATAA